A region from the Arcanobacterium buesumense genome encodes:
- a CDS encoding FecCD family ABC transporter permease: MAPATAGFAQRKMRITITFGIVIVALFLSTLLSALLGQYAVSVSDVIRSLLAPLGLTDYPQDPLAFSTLWNIRFPRICLGILVGAALAVAGAVMQAVFSNPLAEPGIIGVSSGASVGAALALVFAPHALAGFSVPLAAFASGLAAAAIVYMLARSQGKADVIVLVLTGIAVTAVCTALASIATYIAPTTARDHIVFWQMGSLNGTVWAHVWIVAVVVIIGIVLSLTLSQKLDTLSLGERAAGHVGINVQGLRLAAITLATLLTGAAVSYAGVIAFVGLIVPHVMRLALGPVNRILLPASMFAGALLITLSDLAARTIIPFADLPIGIFTALVGGPTFFILLRTRLRMGR; this comes from the coding sequence ATGGCACCTGCTACAGCGGGCTTTGCCCAGCGTAAAATGCGCATCACAATAACATTCGGAATCGTTATTGTAGCGCTGTTTTTATCAACCTTATTGTCCGCTCTTTTAGGACAGTATGCGGTGAGTGTAAGTGACGTTATTCGTTCACTACTTGCTCCGCTAGGTCTTACCGATTACCCACAAGATCCGTTAGCGTTTTCGACGCTGTGGAACATTCGTTTTCCACGAATTTGTTTAGGAATATTGGTGGGGGCAGCGCTCGCTGTGGCAGGTGCAGTTATGCAGGCGGTTTTCTCCAATCCGCTTGCCGAACCAGGAATTATTGGTGTGTCATCAGGCGCATCAGTTGGAGCAGCACTCGCGCTCGTTTTTGCGCCGCATGCGTTAGCTGGTTTTTCTGTTCCACTTGCGGCGTTTGCCTCGGGATTAGCAGCGGCAGCGATTGTGTACATGTTGGCCCGTTCGCAGGGGAAAGCAGATGTTATCGTTCTTGTTTTAACGGGTATTGCAGTTACCGCAGTGTGCACAGCTTTAGCATCAATCGCTACCTATATTGCGCCGACGACGGCTCGCGACCATATCGTGTTCTGGCAGATGGGATCGCTTAATGGTACCGTATGGGCGCACGTGTGGATTGTTGCCGTCGTCGTTATTATTGGTATCGTACTTTCCCTGACGTTATCGCAAAAACTCGATACGTTATCGTTAGGAGAACGCGCCGCCGGGCATGTGGGAATCAACGTACAGGGGCTGCGTTTAGCAGCCATTACATTGGCTACGCTTTTGACGGGTGCCGCCGTATCATATGCGGGTGTTATTGCCTTCGTCGGATTGATTGTCCCGCATGTGATGAGGCTAGCCCTCGGTCCTGTTAACCGGATCTTGTTGCCGGCATCAATGTTTGCTGGCGCACTTCTTATTACGCTTTCGGATCTTGCTGCACGCACAATAATTCCGTTTGCTGATTTGCCCATTGGCATCTTTACTGCGCTTGTTGGTGGGCCAACATTCTTTATCTTGTTGCGTACGCGACTACGGATGGGACGATAA
- a CDS encoding heme ABC transporter ATP-binding protein has protein sequence MSSIYRHGTTAISVAGINFSYGSRTILNDVSFTVNHGEVVGLLGPNGTGKSTLVGIMAGDLEPQSGSVAYHGKALSDFARRELAQTRSVMPQTIEFPFSYMVHDIVAMGRQCWDPDPQKDNEIITQSLISTDVGGFETRDVTRLSGGEKARVTLARVLAQEAGVVFLDEPTAALDIAHQERTMKICRELADSGHAVIAVMHDLQLAGAHCDRIALMSQGSIAAYDSPDVVLNSELLSQVYDWPISVARVADGRLVILPQ, from the coding sequence ATGTCTTCTATATATCGCCATGGCACGACTGCTATCAGCGTAGCAGGTATCAATTTTTCCTACGGTAGCCGCACTATTCTCAATGATGTGTCATTTACTGTTAACCACGGTGAAGTTGTTGGGCTGCTCGGGCCCAACGGTACGGGTAAATCCACATTAGTAGGTATTATGGCTGGCGATCTTGAACCTCAGTCTGGTTCGGTTGCCTATCATGGTAAGGCACTGTCTGATTTTGCTCGGCGTGAGCTGGCTCAGACTCGTTCTGTTATGCCGCAGACAATTGAGTTTCCATTCTCATACATGGTTCATGACATTGTTGCTATGGGACGCCAATGCTGGGATCCGGATCCACAAAAAGATAATGAGATCATTACTCAGTCCTTGATTAGTACTGATGTGGGCGGATTCGAAACTCGGGACGTCACTCGACTCTCTGGCGGTGAGAAGGCGCGGGTGACATTAGCTCGCGTATTAGCACAAGAAGCAGGTGTTGTGTTTTTAGATGAACCAACTGCAGCATTGGATATTGCTCATCAAGAACGCACGATGAAGATTTGCCGAGAACTGGCAGACTCCGGGCATGCAGTGATTGCAGTGATGCATGATTTACAGCTTGCTGGGGCGCATTGCGATCGGATAGCTCTGATGAGTCAAGGTTCGATTGCCGCTTATGATAGTCCAGATGTGGTGTTAAATAGCGAGCTACTTTCTCAGGTCTATGATTGGCCGATTTCAGTGGCTCGAGTAGCCGATGGACGCTTAGTTATTTTGCCCCAGTAA
- a CDS encoding GDSL-type esterase/lipase family protein — MTRDNIEHPTRILFVGDELVAGFGDARALGWTGRVMARTACEPPLMPLTLATPGEGTEALAARWENDVVTRMDRGGDNRLVLGLGSHDLDHGLSLARSRLYVANILDNAMSLGLAPFVVGPPPRNDQPQRNQHDLSQAFADVCTRRNVPFVDCFTPLYNHEQWITDMSMNATYAPRQAGYGLMAWLVLHKGWHSWLGISSPDQLS; from the coding sequence ATGACTAGAGACAACATAGAACACCCGACGCGCATTTTGTTCGTCGGTGACGAACTCGTTGCCGGGTTTGGTGACGCGCGTGCCCTGGGGTGGACAGGCCGAGTCATGGCACGCACTGCCTGCGAACCTCCGCTTATGCCATTAACACTGGCAACACCAGGCGAAGGAACTGAAGCGTTAGCAGCTCGCTGGGAAAACGACGTCGTTACCCGAATGGATCGTGGCGGTGATAATCGACTCGTGCTTGGACTTGGCTCACACGATCTCGATCACGGCCTATCACTAGCTCGCTCACGTCTATATGTTGCCAATATTTTAGATAACGCGATGAGTTTGGGATTAGCACCGTTCGTCGTCGGCCCACCGCCGCGAAATGATCAGCCACAACGAAACCAACACGATCTAAGCCAAGCATTCGCAGATGTGTGTACCCGACGCAATGTTCCATTCGTCGATTGTTTTACTCCACTTTATAACCATGAGCAGTGGATAACAGATATGTCCATGAATGCTACCTATGCCCCGCGCCAAGCTGGATACGGTCTCATGGCCTGGCTCGTACTACACAAAGGCTGGCATTCCTGGCTAGGGATTTCTTCACCTGACCAACTATCGTAA